Proteins co-encoded in one Polaromonas vacuolata genomic window:
- the cysK gene encoding cysteine synthase A, which translates to MKAPNVLATIGNTPHIRINRLFGAASQTHHIYIKSERANPGGSIKDRIALAMVEAAEKSGVLKPGGMIIEPTSGNTGVGLAMVAAVKGYKITLVMPDSMSIERRRLMLAYGANFDLTPREKGMNGAIARAKELVAENPGAWMPQQFENPANIDVHVRTTAAEILADFPNGVDYLITGVGTGGHLTGVAQVLKSKFPNTRVYAVEPAASPVISGGKPSPHPIQGIGAGFIPANLHPALLDGVILVDGEAAKEYARRSATEEGQLVGISSGATLAAIAQKLAEIPAGSTVLGFNYDTGERYLSVDGFLP; encoded by the coding sequence ATGAAAGCACCCAACGTACTGGCCACCATTGGCAATACACCGCACATACGTATCAACCGCTTGTTTGGCGCGGCCTCACAGACGCACCATATCTACATTAAGTCTGAACGCGCTAATCCGGGTGGCTCGATCAAGGACAGGATTGCGCTGGCAATGGTTGAGGCGGCCGAGAAATCGGGTGTTCTTAAGCCGGGCGGTATGATTATTGAGCCGACTTCTGGGAACACCGGCGTTGGTCTGGCCATGGTCGCTGCAGTCAAAGGCTACAAAATCACCTTGGTTATGCCCGACAGCATGAGCATAGAGCGGCGCCGCTTAATGCTCGCCTATGGTGCAAACTTTGATCTCACGCCGCGTGAAAAAGGCATGAACGGCGCGATTGCACGGGCGAAAGAATTGGTCGCTGAAAATCCAGGTGCTTGGATGCCGCAACAGTTTGAAAATCCCGCCAATATCGACGTGCACGTACGTACTACAGCCGCTGAAATTTTGGCTGATTTCCCCAACGGTGTGGACTATCTAATCACCGGCGTCGGCACAGGCGGCCATCTAACCGGTGTGGCTCAAGTGCTCAAGTCGAAATTTCCCAATACCCGGGTCTACGCTGTTGAACCTGCTGCTTCGCCAGTCATTAGCGGCGGTAAGCCATCGCCACATCCGATTCAGGGTATTGGCGCGGGTTTCATTCCGGCTAATTTGCACCCTGCGCTACTAGACGGCGTGATTTTGGTTGACGGTGAAGCGGCCAAGGAATATGCGCGTCGCAGCGCAACGGAAGAAGGTCAGTTGGTCGGTATTTCATCGGGTGCAACTTTGGCCGCTATTGCGCAAAAACTGGCAGAAATTCCAGCTGGCAGTACGGTACTGGGCTTTAATTACGACACCGGCGAGCGCTATCTTTCAGTGGATGGTTTTTTGCCGTGA
- a CDS encoding S1C family serine protease, with amino-acid sequence MRKLWLLFSQTITVFLAAYFVIATLKPIWLQRQPSIVSIGLLQAPASSTTQRNTTTVGSFSSAAKIASAAVVSISTSKAAVKNPHSEDPWFKFFYGDQQGNEPAQGGLGSGVIFSSTGYILTNNHVVEGADEIDVALNDGRKAKGKVIGTDPDTDLAILKIELDNLPVIVLGNSEALQIGDPVLAIGNPFGVGQTVTGGIVSALGRNKLGINTFENFIQTDAAINPGNSGGALVDVNGNLMGINTAIYSRSGGSMGIGFAIPVSTAKLVLESIVRDGKVTRGWIGVEPQDLNAELVQTFGIKSKSGVIITGVLQNGPAAKAGIVPGDVITAVAGKPVTNTMELLGAVASLKPAVAAPMTVERKEGKSEIQITPGTRPRPQR; translated from the coding sequence ATGCGCAAACTTTGGCTTTTGTTCTCCCAAACCATCACGGTCTTTCTGGCCGCCTATTTTGTAATCGCCACGCTAAAACCAATATGGCTACAGCGACAGCCCAGCATTGTCAGCATAGGCCTTCTACAAGCACCGGCCAGCAGCACAACACAACGCAACACCACAACAGTCGGCAGCTTTAGTTCTGCCGCAAAAATAGCCTCGGCGGCGGTGGTGAGCATCAGCACTAGCAAGGCCGCAGTAAAAAATCCTCACAGCGAAGACCCTTGGTTTAAATTTTTCTATGGTGACCAGCAGGGCAATGAGCCAGCGCAAGGCGGTTTGGGCAGCGGCGTAATTTTTAGCAGCACAGGCTACATACTGACCAACAACCATGTGGTCGAGGGTGCAGACGAGATTGACGTAGCGCTAAACGACGGCCGCAAGGCCAAGGGCAAAGTCATAGGCACTGACCCAGACACTGACTTGGCGATTTTAAAAATTGAACTAGACAATCTACCAGTCATCGTTTTAGGCAACTCCGAAGCCCTGCAAATTGGTGACCCTGTGCTTGCAATTGGCAACCCCTTTGGCGTGGGACAGACAGTGACTGGCGGCATTGTCAGCGCGCTAGGCCGCAACAAACTGGGCATTAATACTTTTGAGAACTTCATCCAAACCGACGCTGCCATCAATCCGGGTAATTCGGGTGGCGCGCTGGTTGACGTCAACGGCAATTTAATGGGTATAAACACCGCGATTTACTCGCGCTCTGGCGGCTCTATGGGCATTGGTTTTGCCATTCCGGTGTCTACCGCCAAGCTGGTGCTGGAAAGCATAGTCAGAGACGGCAAGGTCACACGCGGCTGGATTGGTGTTGAGCCACAAGACCTCAATGCAGAGCTGGTTCAAACCTTTGGCATCAAGTCTAAAAGCGGAGTAATTATCACCGGCGTGCTGCAAAACGGCCCGGCAGCGAAGGCTGGTATTGTGCCTGGCGATGTGATCACGGCAGTCGCGGGAAAGCCCGTCACCAACACTATGGAATTACTCGGCGCAGTTGCCAGCCTCAAGCCGGCAGTGGCGGCGCCCATGACGGTTGAACGCAAAGAAGGCAAGTCCGAAATACAAATCACACCTGGCACACGGCCAAGACCGCAGCGCTAA
- the tatC gene encoding twin-arginine translocase subunit TatC: MSDSKPDKTDELFGTEQPFVQHLMELRDRMVKALIAVGIAAAILAFFPGPGVLYDMLAAPLIATLPKGATLIATNVVSPFVVPIKILFMAAFMISLPIVLYQVWAFIAPGLYSHEKKLVMPLVVSSTLLFFAGVAFCYYFVFGQVFRFIQSFAPKSITAAPDIEEYLNFVLGMFLAFGLAFEVPIAVILLVRMGVLTVAQLRQYRGYFWVIAAVGTALVTPPDAGSMLMLLAVVGGLYEVGILAAQMFVKHTKKPESSDLTE; encoded by the coding sequence ATGAGCGATTCAAAACCCGACAAGACTGACGAACTCTTCGGCACGGAGCAGCCCTTCGTTCAGCACCTGATGGAATTGCGCGACCGTATGGTCAAAGCTCTTATCGCCGTGGGCATTGCCGCAGCAATTCTGGCCTTTTTTCCAGGGCCTGGCGTGCTCTACGACATGCTGGCTGCGCCGCTGATTGCGACCTTGCCCAAAGGCGCAACGCTGATTGCTACGAATGTGGTTTCGCCATTCGTGGTGCCCATCAAGATTCTCTTTATGGCTGCCTTCATGATTTCGCTGCCAATCGTGCTCTACCAGGTTTGGGCGTTTATTGCGCCAGGTCTTTACTCGCATGAAAAAAAGTTGGTGATGCCGCTGGTTGTTTCTAGCACCTTGTTGTTTTTCGCTGGCGTGGCTTTTTGCTACTACTTTGTATTTGGGCAAGTGTTTCGCTTTATTCAGAGCTTTGCGCCCAAATCAATCACTGCAGCGCCAGACATTGAGGAGTATTTGAACTTTGTACTCGGCATGTTTTTAGCGTTTGGGCTGGCCTTTGAGGTGCCGATTGCGGTGATATTGCTGGTTCGCATGGGCGTTTTGACTGTCGCTCAGCTGCGTCAATACCGTGGTTACTTTTGGGTCATTGCCGCGGTTGGCACGGCATTGGTAACGCCGCCGGATGCCGGCTCTATGTTGATGCTGCTAGCTGTCGTTGGCGGCTTGTATGAAGTGGGTATTTTGGCGGCTCAAATGTTCGTCAAACACACTAAAAAGCCTGAAAGTTCTGACTTGACAGAGTAA
- the tatB gene encoding Sec-independent protein translocase protein TatB gives MIDLGISKIALIGAVALIVIGPEKLPRLARTIGTLLGKAQRYVNDVKQEVNRSMELDEFRKMKDSVEGAARDVENSIQTNASDFEKSWAEATSESGSTSVSPPSTAVPEYKHPKKNWRLKAGSTPAWFKAKSGVRTKAQSGAARVARYRPRPSSRA, from the coding sequence ATGATTGATTTGGGCATCTCAAAAATTGCGCTCATAGGCGCAGTCGCGCTGATTGTGATCGGCCCTGAAAAGTTGCCCCGTTTGGCGCGCACTATAGGCACCTTATTAGGCAAGGCCCAGCGTTATGTGAATGACGTCAAGCAAGAGGTCAACCGCTCCATGGAGCTGGATGAGTTCAGAAAGATGAAGGACAGCGTCGAAGGCGCTGCTCGCGATGTTGAGAATTCGATACAGACCAATGCCAGTGATTTTGAAAAATCTTGGGCTGAGGCAACTTCTGAGTCAGGCAGCACAAGCGTTTCACCTCCAAGTACCGCTGTTCCAGAGTACAAGCACCCGAAAAAGAACTGGCGTTTAAAAGCTGGCTCAACACCAGCTTGGTTCAAAGCCAAGTCCGGCGTGCGCACAAAAGCCCAGTCTGGCGCGGCCAGAGTGGCACGCTACCGTCCACGGCCTTCCTCTAGAGCTTGA
- the tatA gene encoding Sec-independent protein translocase subunit TatA codes for MGSFSIWHWLIVLLIVVMVFGTKKLRNMGGDLGGAVKGFKDGMKEGGQAPDADKPADTPSQVTNANAADKPNADKSTIDVEARHKS; via the coding sequence ATGGGTTCATTTTCAATTTGGCACTGGCTTATCGTGCTGCTTATCGTGGTGATGGTTTTTGGTACAAAAAAACTCAGAAATATGGGTGGCGATCTGGGCGGGGCTGTTAAGGGTTTTAAAGATGGCATGAAAGAGGGCGGACAAGCACCCGATGCCGACAAACCTGCAGACACGCCAAGCCAAGTCACCAATGCCAATGCCGCGGATAAACCAAACGCTGACAAGTCCACCATAGATGTCGAAGCACGGCATAAGTCATAA
- a CDS encoding histidine triad nucleotide-binding protein: MSHPENCIFCKIAAGSIPSRKVYEDEHIFAFHDINPWAPVHFLLIPKAHIASLAQVGPEHEAMLGRMLTLAPRLALEQGCNPYPEGGFRIVSNTGVEGGQEVQHLHLHVMGGARPWLRG; this comes from the coding sequence ATGAGTCATCCTGAAAACTGTATTTTTTGCAAAATTGCCGCGGGCTCAATTCCAAGCCGCAAGGTTTATGAAGATGAGCATATTTTTGCTTTTCACGACATCAATCCCTGGGCACCCGTGCATTTTTTACTTATTCCTAAGGCGCATATTGCGTCTCTTGCACAGGTTGGGCCAGAGCATGAGGCCATGTTAGGGCGCATGCTCACACTCGCGCCTCGCTTGGCGCTTGAGCAGGGCTGCAATCCCTATCCAGAAGGAGGCTTTCGGATTGTGAGTAATACTGGTGTTGAGGGCGGTCAAGAAGTCCAACATTTACATCTTCATGTGATGGGTGGCGCGCGTCCTTGGTTGCGCGGCTGA
- a CDS encoding DUF4870 family protein: protein MRQTNFSEFEIKTPQDRNVMHLLYGLHTLAWFSLGVFAVIALILNYIRRSDELDPVYVSHHDYMIRTFWWTLAWLVLLSPLWLLLVLPGYIAYVIVWLWYLYRCIRGWLRFNSYQSV from the coding sequence ATGCGGCAGACCAATTTTTCTGAATTTGAAATCAAAACACCGCAAGACCGCAACGTCATGCACTTGCTCTACGGCCTGCATACTTTGGCTTGGTTCAGCCTCGGCGTGTTCGCTGTGATTGCGCTAATCCTCAACTACATACGCCGCTCTGACGAGTTGGACCCGGTCTATGTCAGTCACCACGACTACATGATTCGCACCTTTTGGTGGACGCTGGCTTGGTTGGTGCTTTTGTCGCCGCTCTGGCTGCTGCTGGTGCTGCCCGGCTACATCGCCTATGTCATTGTCTGGCTCTGGTATCTTTATCGCTGCATCCGAGGCTGGCTGCGTTTTAACAGTTACCAGTCAGTTTAA
- a CDS encoding phosphoribosyl-ATP diphosphatase, whose amino-acid sequence MSTQDSLQRLAQTIESRKTGSHEKSYVARLLHNGPDSFLKKIGEEATETVMAAKDVQRDPANPLLRGKLVGEVADLWFHSMIALAYFDLSPADVIAELERREGTSGLEEKALRKTQI is encoded by the coding sequence ATGAGTACACAAGACTCCTTGCAGCGCCTAGCGCAAACCATTGAAAGCCGTAAGACTGGCAGCCACGAAAAAAGTTATGTGGCGCGTCTGTTGCACAATGGTCCGGATTCATTTTTGAAAAAAATAGGTGAAGAGGCAACTGAGACCGTGATGGCCGCGAAGGACGTACAGCGCGACCCCGCCAATCCACTGCTGCGTGGCAAGTTGGTTGGCGAAGTGGCTGATTTGTGGTTTCACAGCATGATTGCGCTGGCCTATTTTGATCTCAGCCCTGCCGATGTAATCGCCGAACTTGAGCGCCGCGAAGGCACCAGTGGCTTGGAAGAAAAAGCGCTGCGCAAGACCCAAATATAG
- the hisI gene encoding phosphoribosyl-AMP cyclohydrolase, whose translation MSWLDEIKWDDKGLVPVIAQEALSGDVLMFAWMNREALQKTAELGQAVYFSRSRGRLWHKGEESGHIQSVHEIRIDCDSDVVLLKITQLGHEPGIACHTGRHSCFFSLYKDGQWIATEPVLKDPKTIYQQTKPS comes from the coding sequence ATGAGCTGGTTAGATGAAATTAAATGGGACGATAAGGGCTTGGTACCCGTGATTGCCCAAGAAGCCCTGAGCGGCGATGTGTTGATGTTTGCTTGGATGAACCGGGAGGCCTTGCAAAAGACCGCCGAACTCGGTCAAGCGGTCTACTTTAGCCGCTCGCGTGGCCGCTTATGGCACAAGGGCGAAGAGTCCGGCCACATACAAAGCGTGCACGAAATCCGGATTGACTGTGACAGTGATGTGGTGCTTTTAAAAATTACGCAACTCGGCCATGAGCCCGGCATCGCTTGTCATACGGGTAGGCACAGCTGTTTCTTCAGTCTTTATAAAGACGGTCAATGGATAGCCACTGAGCCCGTTTTAAAAGATCCAAAAACTATTTACCAGCAGACCAAGCCATCATGA
- the hisF gene encoding imidazole glycerol phosphate synthase subunit HisF, with product MLAKRIIPCLDVTGGRVVKGVNFLELRDAGDPVEIAARYNDQGADEITFLDITATSDERDLILHIIEAVASKVFIPLTVGGGVRSVEDVRRLLNAGADKTSFNSAALANPSVINEVSARYGAQCIVVAIDAKRRSESDALLRGPGWDVYSHGGRKNTGLDAVAWASEMAERGAGEILLTSMDRDGTKSGFDLELTRAVSDAINVPVIASGGVGSLEHLSEGIQIGGADAVLAASIFHYGEFTVQQVKQFMAARGIPVRLGGL from the coding sequence ATGCTCGCCAAAAGAATCATCCCCTGCCTGGACGTCACCGGTGGCCGTGTCGTCAAGGGCGTTAACTTTCTTGAACTTCGTGATGCCGGCGATCCGGTTGAAATCGCTGCGCGTTATAACGACCAAGGCGCTGACGAGATAACGTTTCTCGACATCACCGCCACCAGCGACGAGCGCGACCTGATTCTTCACATCATCGAAGCGGTTGCCTCCAAAGTGTTTATTCCTTTGACGGTAGGCGGCGGTGTGCGATCAGTTGAAGACGTGCGACGTCTGCTCAACGCTGGCGCTGACAAAACCAGTTTTAACTCAGCCGCATTGGCCAACCCTAGCGTTATCAATGAGGTGTCCGCCAGATACGGTGCGCAGTGCATAGTCGTGGCGATAGATGCCAAACGCCGTAGTGAGTCAGATGCGCTGCTGCGTGGCCCAGGCTGGGACGTCTACAGCCATGGTGGGCGTAAAAATACCGGTTTAGATGCAGTCGCTTGGGCTAGCGAGATGGCCGAGCGCGGCGCTGGCGAGATACTTTTAACCAGCATGGACAGAGACGGCACCAAGTCCGGCTTTGATCTGGAGTTGACCCGCGCTGTTAGCGACGCCATCAACGTGCCGGTGATTGCCTCTGGCGGTGTAGGCAGTCTTGAGCACCTCAGTGAGGGCATACAAATAGGCGGTGCTGATGCGGTGCTTGCTGCCAGTATTTTTCATTACGGAGAATTCACTGTGCAGCAAGTCAAACAATTTATGGCGGCACGCGGTATTCCTGTGCGTTTGGGTGGCTTATGA
- the hisA gene encoding 1-(5-phosphoribosyl)-5-[(5-phosphoribosylamino)methylideneamino]imidazole-4-carboxamide isomerase, translated as MLLIPAIDLKDGHCVRLKQGDMDQSTVFSEDPAAMARSWVNKGARRLHLVDLNGAFAGKPKNEAAIKKILAEVGGEIDVQLGGGIRDLDTIERYLDAGLRYVIIGTAAVKNPGFLQDACAAFGGHIIVGLDAKDGKVATDGWSKLTGHEVIDLAKKFQDYGVESVIYTDIGRDGMLSGINMEATLKLAKALTIPVIASGGLSNMADIEALCAVEDDGVEGVICGRSIYSGDLDFQAAQARADELNG; from the coding sequence ATGCTACTTATCCCCGCGATTGACCTCAAAGACGGTCACTGCGTTCGCCTCAAACAAGGCGACATGGATCAATCCACCGTTTTCAGCGAGGACCCTGCGGCCATGGCGCGCAGCTGGGTCAACAAAGGCGCTAGGCGCTTGCACCTGGTGGATTTGAACGGCGCATTTGCCGGTAAACCTAAGAACGAGGCAGCGATTAAAAAAATCCTCGCCGAAGTCGGCGGTGAAATCGATGTGCAATTAGGCGGCGGCATACGCGACCTTGACACCATAGAGCGTTACCTAGACGCCGGTTTACGCTACGTGATCATAGGCACGGCGGCGGTTAAAAATCCTGGTTTTCTGCAAGACGCGTGCGCAGCTTTTGGCGGCCACATCATCGTCGGGCTAGACGCCAAAGACGGCAAGGTCGCGACCGATGGTTGGAGCAAGCTCACCGGCCATGAAGTCATAGACTTGGCCAAGAAGTTCCAAGACTACGGTGTTGAGTCAGTGATCTACACCGACATAGGCCGTGATGGCATGCTCAGCGGCATCAATATGGAAGCGACGCTTAAGCTTGCGAAAGCTTTGACCATCCCCGTCATTGCGTCGGGTGGCCTGTCAAATATGGCTGATATCGAAGCGTTGTGTGCCGTCGAAGATGACGGCGTTGAAGGCGTGATTTGCGGTCGCTCGATTTATAGCGGAGACCTTGATTTTCAAGCCGCTCAGGCCAGAGCCGACGAATTAAACGGCTAA
- the hisH gene encoding imidazole glycerol phosphate synthase subunit HisH, with amino-acid sequence MSGAKTIAVVDYGMGNLRSVAQAIQHVALGSGLEVVVTARAEDIMNAERVVLPGQGAIADCMRELAESGTLDAVLHAAANKPLFGVCVGMQMLLTHSAEGKVGDGGAGTPGLDLIPGEVLKFDLANQTQPDGSRFKVPQMGWNQVMQSRTDGQAAHALWDGVPDAAYFYFVHSFFARPSDARHTAGQADYGSHFAAAIARDNIFATQFHPEKSADNGLALYRNFLHWNP; translated from the coding sequence GTGTCCGGCGCAAAAACCATTGCGGTGGTCGATTACGGCATGGGTAATTTGCGCTCTGTCGCGCAAGCCATCCAACATGTGGCCTTAGGCAGTGGCCTTGAAGTGGTGGTGACGGCTAGAGCTGAAGACATCATGAACGCCGAGCGCGTGGTGCTGCCCGGCCAAGGCGCGATTGCCGACTGCATGCGTGAGTTGGCCGAGTCCGGCACCTTGGACGCGGTGTTGCACGCGGCGGCGAATAAGCCGCTGTTTGGGGTTTGTGTGGGTATGCAAATGTTGCTCACACATAGCGCCGAAGGAAAAGTCGGCGATGGCGGCGCGGGCACGCCAGGGCTAGATTTAATTCCTGGTGAGGTGCTTAAGTTCGATTTAGCAAACCAGACGCAGCCAGACGGTAGTCGCTTTAAGGTGCCGCAAATGGGCTGGAACCAAGTCATGCAGTCGCGCACTGATGGTCAGGCCGCGCATGCTCTGTGGGATGGTGTGCCAGACGCTGCCTATTTCTACTTTGTACATAGTTTTTTCGCTCGCCCGTCGGATGCGCGCCACACTGCAGGCCAAGCTGACTATGGCTCGCACTTTGCCGCTGCAATTGCACGCGATAATATTTTTGCAACACAATTTCACCCTGAAAAAAGTGCGGATAACGGCTTGGCCTTGTACCGTAATTTTTTACATTGGAATCCTTGA
- the hisB gene encoding imidazoleglycerol-phosphate dehydratase HisB produces MTTSTTTFSPRTAEVSRNTAETKITVKINLDGTGVSNLSTGIGFFDHMLDQIARHGLIDLDIQAEGDLHIDGHHTVEDVGITLGQAVAKAVGDKKGLRRYGHAYVPLDEALSRVVIDFSGRPGLQLHVPFKSAMIGTFDSQLAFEFFQGFANHAFVTLHIDNLRGENSHHQAETVFKAFARALRMALELDPRSLGVIPSTKGSL; encoded by the coding sequence ATGACTACTTCCACTACAACTTTTTCTCCACGTACCGCTGAAGTCTCTCGCAACACTGCCGAGACCAAGATCACCGTCAAGATTAATCTCGACGGCACAGGTGTCTCCAACCTATCCACCGGCATTGGTTTTTTCGACCACATGCTCGATCAAATCGCGCGCCATGGTTTGATTGATCTGGATATTCAGGCCGAAGGCGATTTGCATATCGACGGTCACCACACGGTTGAAGATGTGGGTATCACGCTGGGCCAAGCCGTGGCTAAAGCCGTGGGCGACAAAAAAGGTCTACGCCGTTATGGCCACGCCTATGTGCCGCTAGACGAAGCCTTGTCGCGTGTAGTGATTGATTTCTCTGGCCGTCCGGGACTGCAACTGCATGTGCCTTTCAAGTCGGCCATGATCGGAACTTTCGACAGCCAACTGGCGTTTGAATTTTTCCAAGGCTTTGCAAATCACGCTTTTGTGACCCTGCATATCGACAACCTGCGGGGTGAAAATTCACACCATCAGGCCGAGACCGTTTTCAAAGCCTTTGCCCGCGCGCTGCGCATGGCTTTGGAACTTGATCCGCGCTCATTAGGCGTTATTCCTTCGACTAAGGGCTCACTGTAG